Proteins from one Corynebacterium epidermidicanis genomic window:
- the deoC gene encoding deoxyribose-phosphate aldolase — MQDAKLIDHTLLVATARKADIDTLVAEAKEFGFASVCVNPVWVARCAAGLAGTDVKVCTVIGFPLGANTTATKAREAEEAVANGAGEVDMVINIGAALDGNWDAVEADIRAVVKAVPAETVVKVIVETCYLDDPQIVEASMRAVAAGADFVKTSTGFGTAGATEHHVKLMRETVGPQVGVKASGGIRTREDFEKMKAAGANRIGASKGVEIITGGAQ; from the coding sequence ATGCAGGACGCAAAACTAATTGACCATACCCTTCTTGTCGCGACGGCACGTAAGGCTGACATCGACACCCTGGTTGCCGAAGCAAAAGAGTTCGGCTTCGCCTCGGTGTGCGTCAATCCGGTGTGGGTGGCGCGCTGCGCAGCAGGCTTGGCTGGCACTGACGTAAAAGTCTGCACCGTCATCGGATTCCCGCTTGGGGCGAACACCACTGCCACAAAAGCTCGGGAAGCTGAGGAAGCCGTAGCCAATGGTGCAGGTGAAGTTGACATGGTAATCAACATTGGTGCTGCTCTCGACGGCAACTGGGATGCAGTTGAGGCGGACATCCGGGCGGTTGTCAAGGCCGTCCCCGCAGAGACCGTGGTCAAGGTCATCGTGGAAACGTGCTACTTGGATGACCCGCAAATCGTGGAAGCCTCCATGCGAGCGGTGGCAGCTGGCGCAGACTTTGTGAAAACCTCCACGGGATTTGGCACCGCAGGGGCAACTGAACATCATGTCAAGCTCATGCGGGAAACCGTCGGACCTCAGGTGGGCGTTAAAGCATCCGGTGGTATCCGTACCCGCGAAGACTTTGAGAAAATGAAGGCAGCGGGCGCAAACCGGATCGGAGCTTCCAAGGGCGTGGAGATCATCACCGGCGGTGCACAATGA
- a CDS encoding oxidoreductase, whose translation MSNIFITGASSGIGFETAKALALRGHTVFAAARRLDKLEKLRDFQIVPVELDVTSTESIEKAVQTVQEQAGRIDVLINNAGFGFYGALEDVDIADARQQFDVNVFGLMELTKVVLPIMRTQGSGRIINTSSMGGRMVAYFGGWYHASKYAVEALSDALRMETAGHNIDVVLIEPGAIKTPWGAIAADNLEKASGAGAYAKEAKRASASMRKMYEGSMISDPAVVVKAMVQAVEAKRPKARYLIGFGAKPLVFAHAVLPNKLFDAIMRRAV comes from the coding sequence ATGTCAAATATCTTCATCACCGGTGCTAGCTCAGGGATCGGCTTCGAGACCGCCAAGGCGCTCGCGCTTCGTGGCCACACAGTTTTCGCAGCTGCTCGCAGGTTGGACAAGCTGGAAAAGCTTCGGGATTTCCAAATCGTTCCAGTTGAGCTGGACGTCACTAGCACGGAGTCCATCGAAAAGGCCGTCCAAACAGTTCAGGAGCAGGCGGGACGCATCGACGTACTTATCAACAATGCGGGGTTCGGATTCTACGGTGCCCTCGAAGATGTCGATATCGCAGACGCGCGTCAGCAATTCGATGTCAATGTCTTTGGACTCATGGAATTGACCAAGGTTGTTCTGCCGATCATGCGCACACAGGGGAGCGGGCGCATCATCAATACCTCATCCATGGGCGGCCGAATGGTGGCTTACTTCGGCGGTTGGTATCACGCCTCGAAGTACGCCGTCGAGGCACTTAGCGACGCCCTTCGTATGGAAACCGCAGGCCACAACATTGATGTCGTGCTAATCGAACCTGGCGCGATCAAGACCCCATGGGGAGCAATCGCTGCCGACAACCTGGAAAAGGCATCCGGCGCCGGCGCCTATGCGAAGGAGGCCAAGCGGGCGTCGGCAAGCATGCGGAAGATGTACGAAGGGTCGATGATTTCCGATCCCGCGGTAGTGGTGAAAGCGATGGTTCAGGCGGTCGAGGCCAAGCGGCCAAAGGCGCGCTACCTCATTGGGTTTGGGGCGAAACCGCTGGTCTTTGCGCATGCCGTGCTGCCGAACAAGCTTTTCGACGCCATCATGCGACGGGCGGTGTAG
- a CDS encoding amino acid permease: protein MCLTGLDYYSTLGYAPGIALAAAGALAPLATLILVAVTMLGAVPVYRRIARESPNGQGSITVLNRFIPGWKGKFAVLILLGFAATDFMVTMTLSAADASAHVLRTTESPWTMPLTLFMLAGLAAVFYRGFNEAIRIAVVLVTTYLALNAVVIGRGLYEVAQHPQAITAWQQQLFTQYPNPWAMALIVVVIFPKLALGMSGFETGVAVIPQIETKSGKAGQIKADRTLLLVAASIMSIYLMSSSVVTTLLIPAEDAQPGGPADGRALAYISHMYLGQGFSTVYDLVTVAILWFAGASAMAGILNLIPRWLPRYGMAPSWVARNRPMVVMVAAIAFFITIVFRASVEKQAGAYATGVLVLLTSGAVAVTLSARWDAKHHGGAKWKFLLYGLIAAVFVYTMIANMIERPEGLHVAMWFIVGIVVSSLVSRAHRAFELRSSTIRYDKQANNMIRAGACGQRMAIVAHAAGDWSSEDYEYKEHRIRTRNLIPDSQPIIFLEVKLRDVSEFSAPIEVHGVSVGEVSVLRTQAASIPNAIAAIAADIFDHNPVAIDLYFEWSPGSPYRDMVRFLFVGRGQNAALVHEILRRKYPEGKSRPHVHVG, encoded by the coding sequence ACGCTGATCCTGGTGGCCGTGACAATGCTTGGCGCTGTGCCAGTGTACCGGCGCATCGCCCGCGAATCTCCGAATGGCCAAGGCTCCATTACCGTTCTCAATCGCTTTATCCCAGGGTGGAAGGGTAAGTTTGCGGTCTTGATTCTGCTGGGCTTCGCCGCCACTGACTTCATGGTCACCATGACGTTGTCAGCAGCAGACGCTTCCGCCCACGTCTTGCGCACCACGGAATCCCCCTGGACGATGCCATTGACTTTGTTCATGCTGGCCGGATTGGCTGCAGTGTTCTACCGGGGTTTTAACGAAGCTATTCGCATTGCTGTCGTGCTGGTAACCACCTATTTGGCGCTCAATGCCGTGGTCATTGGCCGGGGATTGTATGAGGTGGCTCAGCACCCGCAGGCCATCACTGCCTGGCAACAACAATTGTTCACGCAGTACCCTAATCCTTGGGCAATGGCGCTGATAGTCGTGGTGATTTTCCCTAAGCTTGCGCTGGGCATGTCCGGCTTTGAAACTGGTGTGGCCGTGATTCCGCAGATCGAAACCAAATCCGGCAAGGCCGGCCAAATCAAAGCCGACCGTACGTTGCTGTTGGTTGCTGCGAGCATTATGAGCATCTACTTGATGTCGTCGTCGGTGGTTACCACCTTGCTCATCCCGGCCGAAGACGCCCAGCCCGGCGGGCCTGCCGACGGCCGAGCCCTGGCATACATTTCGCATATGTACCTGGGCCAGGGATTCTCAACGGTCTATGACCTGGTGACCGTGGCGATCCTGTGGTTCGCTGGCGCCTCGGCGATGGCTGGGATCTTGAACTTGATTCCTCGCTGGCTACCTCGCTACGGTATGGCCCCTAGCTGGGTGGCTCGGAACCGTCCGATGGTGGTTATGGTGGCGGCGATTGCTTTCTTCATCACGATTGTGTTCCGGGCGAGCGTCGAAAAGCAGGCAGGCGCCTATGCGACTGGCGTGTTGGTCCTGCTGACTTCGGGTGCAGTGGCGGTGACGCTGTCGGCGCGTTGGGACGCGAAACACCACGGCGGTGCGAAATGGAAGTTCTTGCTGTACGGGCTGATCGCGGCGGTGTTTGTGTACACGATGATCGCGAACATGATTGAGCGGCCGGAGGGTTTGCACGTGGCGATGTGGTTCATCGTGGGCATCGTCGTGTCTTCGCTGGTCTCGCGCGCACACCGAGCCTTTGAGCTGCGTAGCTCTACGATTCGCTATGACAAGCAAGCCAACAACATGATCAGAGCCGGGGCATGCGGGCAGCGGATGGCGATCGTGGCACACGCGGCAGGTGACTGGAGTAGTGAAGATTACGAATACAAAGAGCACCGAATTCGCACTCGAAACCTTATCCCGGATTCCCAGCCGATCATCTTCCTGGAAGTCAAGTTGCGAGATGTCTCGGAGTTTTCGGCTCCCATTGAGGTCCATGGTGTGTCTGTCGGGGAGGTCAGCGTGCTACGCACCCAGGCAGCTTCCATTCCGAATGCGATCGCGGCCATCGCAGCGGACATTTTTGACCACAATCCAGTGGCAATTGACCTGTACTTTGAATGGTCGCCCGGGTCGCCGTATCGGGACATGGTGCGATTCCTGTTCGTCGGGCGTGGGCAAAATGCGGCGCTCGTGCATGAGATCTTGCGACGGAAGTATCCCGAAGGGAAATCGCGTCCGCACGTGCACGTCGGCTAG
- a CDS encoding aldose 1-epimerase family protein, producing MYKVPLHRGTYSAETTLLSSSEFTVTAWTYSSGVEAVRIRNSRGFVEVLPFMGQIIWEANFDGTSLTMKNMFTEPKPADVIVDTYGCFAFHSGLLSAGCPAPDDSHPLHGEFPCAPFDEAWLEITENSVAISGSYTYVQGFGHHYEAVPVVRLGAGEAQFDIDLAVTNKSKYQPMPLQYMCHMNYAYVDNARFGGNVPDDAFKLRESVPAHVQPTPEWTTFNKQILGKPYVELSEPEKYDPEIVWFAEDLAQYGETIEVTMGDFVTSFDSAEFPVATRWVLHNPDQQVAAFVLPGTCRPEGFKAAQRAGTLVQLAAGQTREFHVRTGLRSEK from the coding sequence ATGTATAAGGTTCCACTGCACAGAGGCACGTACTCCGCGGAGACCACCCTGCTGAGCTCATCCGAATTTACCGTCACCGCCTGGACCTATAGCTCCGGAGTCGAAGCAGTGCGGATCCGCAACAGCCGTGGTTTTGTAGAGGTCTTGCCCTTCATGGGGCAGATAATCTGGGAGGCCAACTTTGACGGCACCTCGTTGACCATGAAGAACATGTTCACCGAGCCAAAGCCTGCCGACGTCATCGTGGACACCTACGGCTGTTTCGCTTTCCACTCTGGATTGCTCAGCGCTGGGTGCCCCGCTCCCGACGACTCACATCCACTCCATGGAGAGTTTCCCTGCGCGCCTTTCGACGAGGCCTGGCTGGAAATTACCGAAAACAGTGTAGCGATCTCGGGTTCCTACACCTACGTGCAGGGCTTCGGTCATCACTACGAGGCAGTGCCAGTGGTGCGTTTAGGTGCCGGGGAAGCCCAGTTCGATATCGACCTTGCGGTAACGAATAAGAGCAAGTACCAGCCGATGCCACTGCAGTACATGTGTCATATGAACTATGCCTACGTCGATAATGCCCGGTTTGGCGGCAACGTGCCGGACGATGCCTTTAAGCTGCGGGAGTCAGTGCCAGCGCACGTGCAGCCGACCCCGGAGTGGACGACCTTCAACAAGCAGATTCTGGGCAAGCCTTATGTCGAATTGTCTGAGCCGGAGAAATATGATCCGGAGATCGTGTGGTTTGCCGAAGATTTGGCGCAATACGGTGAAACAATCGAGGTAACGATGGGCGACTTTGTTACTTCCTTCGATTCGGCTGAGTTTCCCGTCGCTACCCGTTGGGTGCTGCACAATCCCGATCAGCAAGTGGCAGCATTTGTGCTACCTGGCACGTGCCGTCCGGAAGGATTCAAAGCGGCGCAGCGGGCAGGAACACTTGTCCAGTTGGCTGCTGGCCAGACGCGTGAGTTCCATGTTCGTACCGGCTTGAGGAGCGAAAAATGA
- a CDS encoding sugar-binding transcriptional regulator has product MDSKDNSAIDAARLYYLLDLSQSEVAKELGVSRPTVSKLLTYAREKGFVRIEIDDPRESGSDLASQLKQQFGLDEVVVAPGRARDAADVNAAIGRLGAQTLQSLLDDGTVLGVSWGRTMYSIARHLEFQNLRNVEVVQLKGGMSHSGKATHDFETIDLFCRALNAHASLLPLPAVFQNREVKSLVEAEPHIRSVMDRGAHADVVVFTVGAATPDSVLFQLGYFSEEDKAKILTNAVGDICSRWVDLRGNICCPDVDSRTVGISLEGLKSRPVRLLVAGGLEKAEAIEVALRNGYASHLVIDAITGEKVLQISSQMGAHL; this is encoded by the coding sequence GTGGATTCCAAGGACAACTCCGCCATTGACGCAGCTCGTCTGTACTACTTGCTGGACCTGTCGCAATCGGAGGTCGCGAAGGAGCTCGGTGTTTCGCGGCCGACGGTGTCTAAGTTGCTAACGTACGCACGCGAGAAGGGCTTCGTGCGCATAGAAATTGACGATCCCCGCGAGTCAGGTTCCGATCTCGCTTCCCAGCTGAAGCAACAGTTTGGGCTCGATGAAGTGGTGGTCGCGCCGGGGCGTGCCCGCGACGCCGCCGATGTCAACGCTGCCATCGGCCGACTGGGTGCCCAAACCTTGCAGAGCTTGCTTGACGACGGCACCGTGCTGGGAGTCAGTTGGGGCAGGACAATGTATTCAATTGCCCGGCATCTTGAATTCCAAAATTTGCGGAATGTGGAAGTCGTGCAGTTGAAGGGTGGGATGTCACATTCTGGGAAAGCTACGCATGACTTCGAGACGATCGACCTGTTCTGCCGGGCGCTGAACGCTCATGCCTCGTTGTTGCCGTTGCCTGCGGTTTTCCAGAATCGTGAAGTGAAGTCTCTGGTTGAAGCAGAGCCACACATCCGTTCGGTGATGGATCGAGGTGCGCACGCAGATGTAGTCGTGTTTACCGTGGGGGCGGCTACTCCAGATTCCGTGCTTTTCCAGCTTGGCTACTTTTCCGAGGAGGACAAAGCCAAAATATTGACAAATGCCGTTGGTGACATTTGTTCACGTTGGGTGGATTTGCGGGGAAATATTTGCTGCCCCGATGTGGACTCTCGGACGGTAGGGATTTCACTTGAAGGACTAAAGAGCCGTCCGGTTCGTCTTCTTGTGGCGGGAGGATTGGAAAAGGCCGAGGCTATCGAAGTGGCGCTGCGTAATGGTTACGCCTCCCATCTTGTGATTGATGCCATTACAGGCGAGAAAGTACTTCAGATTAGTTCCCAAATGGGGGCACATTTGTAA
- the rbsK gene encoding ribokinase, whose product MIAVVGSNMVDLITYINRMPGPGETIEAPDFRMGCGGKGANQAVAAARNGAEVLMVTRVGNDAFAANTRANFVANGISTKYVLETEATSGVAPIFVDESSQNSILIVQGANARLSPEDVAAARADLAQCSLIVMQLEIPLPTVYYTIRLAKELGVPVLLNPAPAQPGLKLSEIADCTYFMPNESELALITGMPVTTLDEVRAAAEFLRRKGISNVIVTLGDRGVLCLNDDGETFTPPFPVAAVDTTGAGDAFIGCFSHAIDAGLELPVALRRAAFYAADSVTKRGTQYSYAEAKDLQFPA is encoded by the coding sequence ATGATCGCAGTTGTTGGGTCAAATATGGTTGACCTCATCACCTATATCAATCGAATGCCTGGACCTGGTGAAACGATTGAGGCCCCAGATTTTCGGATGGGGTGTGGTGGCAAAGGCGCGAATCAGGCAGTGGCTGCTGCGCGCAATGGCGCCGAGGTATTAATGGTTACGCGCGTTGGCAATGATGCGTTTGCCGCTAATACCAGGGCGAACTTTGTGGCGAATGGGATCTCCACCAAGTATGTCCTCGAGACCGAGGCAACGAGTGGCGTCGCCCCCATTTTCGTCGACGAAAGCTCCCAAAATTCGATTCTTATCGTGCAAGGTGCGAACGCACGACTCTCTCCGGAGGATGTCGCAGCAGCTCGTGCGGACCTCGCACAGTGCTCACTAATTGTCATGCAGCTGGAGATTCCGCTGCCAACGGTGTACTACACCATTCGGTTGGCCAAGGAACTCGGGGTGCCGGTTCTGCTCAACCCCGCACCGGCGCAGCCTGGACTCAAGCTTTCGGAGATTGCGGATTGCACCTATTTCATGCCGAACGAGTCTGAGCTAGCCCTCATCACAGGTATGCCGGTGACCACTCTGGATGAGGTCAGGGCAGCCGCGGAATTTCTCCGTCGTAAAGGCATTTCCAACGTGATCGTTACCCTCGGTGATCGTGGCGTGCTGTGCCTAAACGATGATGGCGAAACCTTCACTCCACCGTTCCCCGTCGCCGCGGTGGACACAACCGGTGCTGGCGACGCTTTCATCGGATGTTTTTCCCACGCGATTGATGCAGGCCTTGAACTGCCGGTTGCTTTGCGACGAGCGGCGTTCTACGCAGCGGATTCCGTAACCAAGCGCGGCACACAGTATTCCTACGCCGAGGCGAAGGACTTGCAGTTCCCAGCCTGA
- the guaA gene encoding glutamine-hydrolyzing GMP synthase: MTSPNHRPVLVVDFGAQYAQLIARRVREARIYSEVIPHTATVEEIQAKNPAALILSGGPSSVYEEGAPKIDAAIFDLDLPVFGICYGFQTMTHAMGGTVANTGNREYGRTDMDVVGGVLHSGLEATHKVWMSHGDAVHEAPAGFTVTATSAGAPVAAFECVEKRMAGVQYHPEVLHSPHGQEVLVRFLTEIAGLEQDWTAANIADELVEKIQQQVGPEGRAICGLSGGVDSAVAAALVQRAIGDRLTCVFVDHGLLRAGEREQVEKDFVAATGARLVTVDERAAFLAKLAGVTEPEAKRKAIGAEFIRSFERAVASVLEGQDVGYLVQGTLYPDVVESGGGAGTANIKSHHNVGGLPDDVEFELVEPLRLLFKDEVRAVGRELGLPEEIVNRQPFPGPGLGIRIIGEVTEERLETLRAADLIARTELTAAGLDNEIWQCPVVLLADVRSVGVQGDGRTYGHPIVLRPVSSEDAMTADWTRLPYDVLEKISTRITNEVPDVNRVVLDCTSKPPGTIEWE; the protein is encoded by the coding sequence GTGACTTCACCGAACCATCGCCCTGTACTTGTCGTGGACTTCGGCGCCCAATATGCGCAGCTCATCGCGCGTCGCGTCCGCGAAGCTCGGATCTACTCCGAGGTAATTCCGCACACCGCAACGGTGGAAGAAATCCAAGCTAAGAACCCGGCAGCACTGATCCTGTCCGGTGGACCTTCCTCCGTGTATGAAGAAGGCGCACCGAAGATCGATGCGGCAATTTTCGATCTTGATTTGCCGGTATTCGGCATTTGCTACGGGTTCCAGACCATGACGCACGCCATGGGTGGCACCGTCGCGAACACCGGCAACCGCGAATACGGCCGCACCGATATGGATGTGGTCGGCGGTGTTTTGCACTCCGGTTTGGAAGCTACCCACAAGGTATGGATGTCGCATGGAGACGCCGTGCACGAGGCCCCAGCCGGATTCACCGTTACTGCGACCTCCGCGGGCGCCCCAGTGGCGGCCTTCGAGTGCGTCGAAAAGCGCATGGCTGGTGTGCAGTACCACCCAGAGGTGCTGCATTCTCCGCACGGACAGGAAGTGCTGGTGCGCTTCCTTACGGAGATCGCAGGTCTGGAGCAGGATTGGACCGCCGCCAACATTGCCGACGAGCTGGTGGAAAAGATTCAGCAGCAAGTCGGACCGGAAGGGCGCGCCATCTGTGGCCTGTCCGGTGGCGTTGACTCCGCGGTGGCGGCAGCGCTCGTGCAGCGCGCCATTGGCGACCGCCTGACCTGCGTTTTCGTGGATCACGGCCTATTGCGTGCCGGAGAGCGCGAACAAGTGGAAAAGGACTTCGTCGCAGCTACCGGTGCCCGCCTGGTGACCGTCGACGAGCGAGCAGCGTTCCTGGCCAAGCTGGCCGGTGTGACCGAGCCGGAAGCAAAGCGCAAGGCCATCGGCGCAGAGTTCATTCGTTCTTTCGAGCGCGCCGTGGCGTCTGTGCTTGAGGGGCAGGATGTCGGCTACCTGGTTCAGGGCACGCTGTACCCAGATGTTGTCGAGTCCGGCGGAGGCGCTGGCACCGCAAACATCAAATCCCACCACAACGTCGGTGGCCTGCCTGACGACGTCGAATTTGAACTGGTAGAGCCATTGCGTCTGCTGTTCAAGGATGAGGTTCGCGCGGTCGGCCGGGAGCTTGGCCTGCCGGAGGAAATCGTCAACCGTCAGCCGTTCCCAGGCCCAGGCCTCGGCATCCGCATCATCGGCGAAGTCACCGAGGAACGCCTCGAGACCCTGCGCGCAGCCGACCTCATCGCCCGCACCGAGCTGACCGCCGCTGGCCTCGACAACGAGATCTGGCAGTGCCCAGTCGTGCTGCTTGCCGACGTCCGTTCCGTCGGCGTCCAAGGCGACGGCCGCACCTACGGCCACCCAATCGTGCTGCGCCCAGTGTCCTCTGAAGACGCCATGACCGCCGACTGGACCCGCCTGCCTTACGACGTCCTGGAAAAAATCTCCACCCGCATCACCAACGAGGTGCCGGATGTCAACCGCGTCGTGCTGGACTGCACCTCCAAGCCACCGGGAACCATCGAGTGGGAATAA
- a CDS encoding PspC domain-containing protein, with protein MSTNTTSTDFQETFRQMWATRPPRIPKDQGGDGHVAGVCEGLGVRYQLDPTIFRVLFVIFGIFGGGIATYFLAWLIMPRYSLPISPLEAVSKPEGKQFKKERELGWWLIVGTVIFWSTTFSDTANFIGSSSLVTTLAACVVWYFLHQRTPVPPAGLLSDIPGDPGPDFSSLKPVDGFPHPYVRQTPPDWDPLGVAPFAWHLPDPGPAPEPEKPKSSVWKWIIGIGGATAAVIMVASATGTAVFIAKDDQPLTTPGIQNEIVTTEMELKDSYDFGVGNVELDFSELAPLSTERKVKVDTGVGNVDIYLPTTSPVKLECDTGVGNTNCVDGTYHPDADGKLLTLVVDHGIGNVTIHNQ; from the coding sequence ATGAGCACAAACACCACTTCCACCGATTTCCAGGAAACCTTCCGTCAGATGTGGGCCACCCGCCCTCCTCGAATCCCCAAGGACCAAGGCGGGGACGGCCACGTCGCCGGTGTGTGCGAGGGGCTCGGTGTCCGCTACCAGCTTGACCCGACGATTTTCCGCGTACTCTTCGTCATTTTCGGCATCTTCGGTGGTGGCATCGCCACGTATTTCCTGGCCTGGCTTATCATGCCGCGTTATTCCTTGCCGATTTCACCGTTGGAAGCGGTGAGCAAGCCCGAAGGCAAACAATTCAAGAAGGAACGCGAACTCGGCTGGTGGCTTATCGTCGGCACCGTGATCTTTTGGTCCACCACCTTTAGCGACACCGCCAATTTCATCGGCAGCTCCTCCCTAGTAACCACGCTCGCAGCATGCGTCGTCTGGTACTTCCTGCACCAGCGCACCCCGGTCCCACCAGCGGGCTTGCTTAGCGACATCCCCGGTGACCCAGGACCAGACTTTTCCTCGTTGAAGCCGGTCGATGGATTTCCGCACCCGTACGTTCGCCAAACCCCACCAGATTGGGATCCGCTTGGCGTAGCGCCATTTGCTTGGCATCTTCCCGATCCAGGGCCAGCTCCGGAACCGGAAAAACCGAAGTCATCCGTGTGGAAGTGGATCATCGGCATCGGTGGCGCCACCGCAGCCGTCATCATGGTCGCCTCGGCGACAGGCACTGCGGTGTTTATTGCAAAGGATGACCAACCGCTTACCACTCCGGGTATCCAAAATGAGATTGTCACGACCGAGATGGAGCTCAAAGACTCTTACGACTTCGGTGTCGGCAACGTCGAACTCGACTTCTCCGAGCTGGCACCGCTCAGCACGGAACGAAAAGTAAAGGTAGACACCGGTGTGGGCAACGTCGACATCTATCTACCCACCACGTCCCCAGTGAAGCTGGAATGCGACACCGGGGTCGGCAACACCAACTGTGTGGACGGCACCTATCACCCAGACGCCGACGGCAAACTACTCACCTTGGTTGTTGACCACGGCATTGGAAATGTCACCATCCACAACCAATAG
- the fucP gene encoding L-fucose:H+ symporter permease: MTTLIKDRTIQQQDGYLDKIPWFQFILISICFPMWGAAASLNDILITQFKSIFTLSDFASAFVQSAFYGGYFLIAIPASRVIKKYSYKLSILIGLSLYIVGCTLFFPASHMATYSVFLVALFAIAVGLSFLETSCNTYSTMLGPQSSSTLRLNISQTFYPLGSIFGILLGKYLVFTEGDALHEQMAAMSADEQTAFAQEMLQRTLMPYQFIIMVLVVLLIIVALTQMPSCKPLRDATHEATASIGETLTYLAGNVRFRRGILTQFLYVGMQTAVWSFTIRLALNLDTSLNERSASTFMIFAFIAFFLGKFLANIFMSKIDPNLVLIGYSVLGCLSLLYVMFVPNISAVYAAIIASGLFGPCWATIYSRTLDAIEDKRHTETGGAVIVMSIIGGAVVPLIQGLVSDKTGSMQLAFGVSLVCFAAVLIHFIRLYKEA; encoded by the coding sequence ATGACCACGCTGATCAAGGACCGAACCATCCAGCAGCAGGATGGCTATTTGGATAAGATCCCGTGGTTCCAATTCATCCTAATCTCCATCTGCTTCCCCATGTGGGGCGCGGCTGCTTCGCTGAACGACATTCTGATCACGCAGTTTAAGTCGATCTTTACGCTTTCGGATTTCGCCTCCGCATTCGTACAATCGGCGTTTTATGGTGGCTATTTCTTGATCGCAATTCCGGCATCCCGCGTGATCAAGAAATACAGCTACAAACTCTCAATCTTGATCGGGCTGTCGCTCTACATCGTCGGCTGCACGCTGTTCTTCCCAGCGTCGCACATGGCAACCTATTCTGTCTTCCTCGTGGCGCTATTCGCCATCGCGGTTGGATTGTCTTTCCTTGAGACTTCCTGCAACACCTATTCCACGATGCTTGGCCCACAGTCCAGCTCGACGCTGCGGCTCAACATCTCCCAGACCTTCTATCCGCTCGGATCAATCTTCGGAATTTTGTTGGGCAAATACCTCGTATTCACCGAAGGTGATGCCCTACATGAACAAATGGCCGCGATGAGCGCGGATGAGCAAACCGCCTTCGCACAAGAGATGTTGCAGCGAACCCTGATGCCTTACCAGTTCATCATCATGGTGCTGGTGGTCCTACTGATCATCGTGGCGCTGACACAAATGCCTAGCTGCAAGCCATTGCGCGATGCCACGCACGAGGCTACCGCATCCATTGGCGAAACGCTGACCTACCTGGCCGGTAACGTGCGTTTCCGCCGTGGCATTCTCACGCAATTCCTGTACGTCGGTATGCAGACTGCAGTGTGGTCTTTCACGATTCGCCTGGCGCTCAATCTGGATACGTCACTCAATGAACGCTCGGCTTCGACGTTCATGATCTTCGCCTTCATCGCCTTCTTCCTGGGCAAGTTCCTCGCGAATATCTTCATGTCCAAGATTGATCCGAATCTCGTGCTCATCGGGTACTCGGTCTTGGGCTGCCTGTCCTTGCTCTACGTGATGTTTGTGCCAAATATTTCCGCGGTATATGCCGCCATCATTGCCTCGGGCTTGTTTGGGCCCTGCTGGGCCACCATCTACTCCCGGACATTGGATGCCATCGAGGACAAACGCCACACCGAAACTGGCGGTGCCGTCATCGTGATGTCGATTATCGGTGGTGCGGTGGTACCGCTCATTCAAGGCTTGGTTTCTGACAAAACCGGTTCCATGCAGCTCGCTTTCGGGGTGTCCCTCGTGTGCTTCGCTGCAGTCTTGATTCATTTCATTCGCCTATACAAGGAGGCATAG